In Mesotoga sp. BH458_6_3_2_1, a single window of DNA contains:
- the nagA gene encoding N-acetylglucosamine-6-phosphate deacetylase: MELERVLVVDPVDGEYTANVRISGTKIEAIARIGGEFNSIAMPGFVDTHSHGAVGINCMTMNTGDLQEWERFAETHGVTSLIPTTVSADSNEMKRVADLVSNYVSERPRTAVRGVHYEGPYINPKKKGAQNPSAIRPATIKELRSVLSDIVVLITMAPEIEGFLEVLPEIFKHEIIVSIGHTDATYSQIKEAYESGCGRMTHFPNGMNVLHHREIGCVGAGFLLPMKLEMIVDGIHTAPEFVQMVHKMRGSEAIILVTDSLDATGLSDGMYDLGGLKVEVKGSTATLEDGTLAGSTLTMERAANNFHRWTDCSLQELAKVTSYNALQNLGIPNRGRFKEGFVADLVLLNRKLEVEETILAGQSVFKAREGQG, encoded by the coding sequence AATCGAAGCAATTGCAAGAATCGGTGGAGAATTCAATTCAATAGCTATGCCTGGCTTTGTCGATACACATTCGCATGGTGCAGTTGGGATTAACTGCATGACGATGAATACAGGAGATCTTCAAGAGTGGGAGAGATTTGCTGAAACTCACGGCGTAACTTCTCTAATTCCCACTACGGTCTCCGCAGACTCAAATGAAATGAAGAGAGTGGCTGACCTTGTCTCAAACTATGTGAGTGAAAGACCCAGAACGGCCGTTCGAGGAGTGCACTACGAGGGACCATATATTAACCCTAAGAAGAAAGGGGCTCAGAATCCCTCTGCAATAAGACCAGCAACAATCAAGGAGCTCAGATCAGTGCTTTCCGATATCGTCGTGCTGATAACAATGGCTCCAGAGATCGAGGGCTTCCTAGAGGTCCTTCCCGAAATATTCAAGCATGAGATTATTGTTTCAATTGGACACACAGATGCCACTTATTCTCAAATCAAAGAGGCTTATGAATCTGGTTGTGGAAGGATGACTCACTTTCCTAACGGTATGAACGTTCTTCACCACAGAGAAATAGGTTGTGTCGGGGCAGGTTTCCTACTACCTATGAAGCTTGAGATGATAGTAGATGGAATTCACACAGCGCCAGAGTTTGTCCAAATGGTCCACAAAATGCGTGGCAGTGAAGCTATTATCTTGGTCACCGACTCGCTTGACGCAACCGGTCTCAGTGATGGAATGTATGATCTCGGGGGTCTAAAAGTGGAAGTCAAAGGCAGTACGGCAACACTTGAAGATGGAACTCTTGCAGGAAGCACTCTTACTATGGAAAGGGCAGCCAATAACTTTCACAGGTGGACTGACTGTAGTCTTCAAGAACTGGCTAAAGTGACTTCATATAACGCTCTTCAAAATCTTGGAATACCCAACAGAGGCAGATTCAAAGAGGGATTCGTTGCTGATCTTGTACTACTCAACAGAAAACTGGAAGTGGAGGAAACGATTCTGGCAGGACAGTCAGTCTTCAAGGCAAGAGAAGGTCAAGGATAA